One genomic segment of Myxocyprinus asiaticus isolate MX2 ecotype Aquarium Trade chromosome 14, UBuf_Myxa_2, whole genome shotgun sequence includes these proteins:
- the LOC127451592 gene encoding ceramide synthase-like: MLSILAAGSIFFPGLFLLSKRFLKHAPGLKWTEKDAVIVSSRLVSSIQAIMASSAGYIIASSCKDVIKDQHWLTSSYILFAVPYFIYDIYAMFLCYWYKLQVKDHEESEAKPMRSAISGYLHREFLMILHHVVMVTVCFPVSVFWRQGKGDYFQGVMFLAELSTPSVCLGKILIQYKQQHTLLHKVNGALMLVTFFICRVLLFPYLYYAYGRYASIPFYMVPLSVPWQCNAGAALLMAPQVYWFSLICRGAFRLFTGASRHRKPSRSTDSEPKTSLLPPANGYSPRETNSH; this comes from the exons ATGCTGAGCATTCTTGCAGCTGGCTCCATATTTTTCCCAGGCCTCTTCCTGCTGTCCAAGCGATTCCTGAAACATGCTCCTGGGCTCAAATGGACCGAGAAGGATGCTGTTATTGTCTCATCCAG ACTGGTATCCTCTATTCAAGCCATTATGGCATCCTCTGCCGGGTACATCATCGCCAGTTCTTGTAAAGACGTCATCAAGGACCA GCACTGGCTCACCAGCAGCTATATCCTCTTTGCGGTCCCTTACTTCATTTATGACATCTATGCTATGTTCCTATGCTACTGGTACAAGCTTCAGGTCAAAGATCACGAGGAGAGCGAGGCCAAACCGATGAGATCAGCCATCAGCGGCTATCTGCACCGGGAGTTTCTTATGATCTTGCACCATGTCGTCATGGTTACTGTCTGTTTCCCCGTTTCCGTG ttcTGGAGACAGGGCAAAGGAGATTATTTTCAGGGTGTGATGTTCCTGGCTGAACTCAGcactccatctgtctgtctgggAAAAATACTCATCCAG TACAAGCAACAGCACACTCTCCTACATAAAGTCAATGGAGCTCTTATGCTGGTCACTTTCTTCATCTGCAGAGTTCTTCTCTTCCCCTACCTCTACTACGCCTACGGCAG GTATGCATCCATCCCCTTCTACATGGTGCCGCTGTCCGTGCCATGGCAGTGTAACGCAGGTGCAGCTTTGCTTATGGCCCCGCAGGTCTACTGGTTTTCCCTCATCTGCAGGGGCGCCTTCCGTCTCTTCACCGGAGCCTCACGACACAGAAAACCCTCTAGAAGCACAGACTCTGAGCCTAAAACCTCACTTCTGCCCCCGGCCAATGGATACAGCCCCAGAGAGACCAACTCACACTGA